AGCGGCATGAGCTGCGGCAGATCCGAGAGCAGCACATTGGTGAGCAGCGTCCGGCGCGCATCGATCGGCGTGGCGAAGGTCGCGTTGATGATCGAGCGTTCGCCCATGCGGATGCGCTCGATCCGCTGGCCCGGCAGCAGGAAATCGACCTCGGTCTGCGGCCGGCCGAGCAGGCGATAGCCGCGCGAGTTCGCCGCCGCCTTGTGCGCCTTCATCCGGAAGCCGAAGGGAAGCGGCTCGAAATCCTTGACCTTCTCCCGGGCCGTCGCCGTCGGCCGCCACCACCAGGAATTATGGACGTAGCCGACATGGCCCGGGTCGATCAGGCTGAGTACGCACAAATCATAGGAGGCCTCGACCAGGACCGCGACGGCGACCCGGCAGCGAGTCGACCCCGCCAGGGTCAGCGCCGGCACCGGCGGAGCCTCGGCGAGCCCCACGCCCATATAAAGCCAGATGATGCCGTCGCTCTCGCGGACCGGAAACTCGCCGACCTTGACCTGGCCGGGATCGGTGACGTCGCCATCGACCAGCGTCGGCATCGCCTGGCAGCGGCCATCGGCGCCGAAGCGCCAGCCATGGAAGGGACAGGTGATCGCGGTGCCGTCGAACTGCCCCTCCGACAGCGGCGCACCGCGATGCGGACAACGGTCGCGCAACGCAAAGAGCCGGCCGGCTTTCGTGCGGCCGATCACGATCTGGTCGCCGAGGACCGACACGCTCACCATCGCGCCCGGCGCCAGGCTGCCGGCGCTCTTGACGCAGTACCAGGCTTCCCGGGGCGGCTCGCGAAACTCGCTCGCCGGAGGCGCCTCTGCAGAGGTCCGTGCGTCCCCGGTCGTCGTCGAACTGCTCATTGCGGCCTCTGGCTCCAGCCGCGGCCTCAAGCGGATCACGGTGGCCGCAAGCAACCCCTCGCCAGTTGCAAGAGCATTGCCGGGAGGAACACTCGGCCTGGAGCGTGGCCACAAATGCAAAGAAGCCCGGCCGGAGCCGGGCTTCTCGAAATCGTCTGGCAATCAGCTGCGGCCGACCTAGGTCAGCCGCTTGCCGAAATCACTTGGCGGCGGTCGGGACGGCCTTGGCGACGATGCCTTCGAACGGCTTGTAGGCATCCTTGGCGATCGCGGCATAGAGCTCGCCGATCTTGGTGACCTGGGCGACATAGCCCTCGAAAGCGGTCTTGACGTAGTCCGACTGGATCTCGATCGCCTTGTCGAGCGTCTTGACGCCGGACAGCTTCTCGATCGTGGCGGTGCCGGCCTCGAACGACTTCTTGGCGTAATCGGTGGCCTCGACGGCGAGCGCCTGCACGCCCTTCGAGGTGGCGCCAAACGCCTTCAGAGCCGCATCGACGTTCTCTTTGGAAGCCTTCTGGATGGTCTCGAACTGCTGGATCATCGTTCCCTCCGACGCTCGTAGGCGCCGCCTCTGCTGACGAGCCGAAATGGCCCGGGTTCCGTGCCCCCAAGGTCAGATGAAAGAGATCCATCACCGGGGCGCTTTCTGATATTGTGCACCGCAACATAAAAGTCAAGCTTGCGCTGCAATGCACCAAACGCAGAGCCCCCCAGCGTGCATTGGCGACGGTTTGCAACCGGACAGCCCAATGATGGACTTTTTTCGCTTAACTCCTCCGTAACCGCATCCACCTAACCTCCTCATCTGTGTCCTTCGCGCCACGCTGCAAAGCCTGCGACGGACGGGTGGGTTTGAGTTGAGGCGAGTTGCATGGCTTCTGGTTGCGTTGGGTCCCGACGCGGGCGCTGGCTCGCGTTCATCGGACTGGTGAGTGCTGCTGCCGTCGTTTTGACCGCGACGGTCTCGCCGGCAGAGGCGGCCCGCAAGAAGCGGCGCCATGTCTCCGGCGGCTATGCCCCGCCCTATGCGGCGATGGTCGTCGACGCCAAGAGCGGCCGCACCCTGCACGCCGTCAATGAGGATGCGCCGCGCATCCCGGCCTCGCTCACCAAGGTGATGACGCTCTACATGCTTTTCGAGCAGATGGAGCGCGGCCGCTTCACCATGAATTCCGAGCTCAAGGTCTCGTCCTACGCCGCCTCGCAGCCGCCGACCAAGCTCGGCCTGCGCGCCGGCTCGACCAT
This sequence is a window from Bosea vestrisii. Protein-coding genes within it:
- a CDS encoding phasin family protein; this translates as MIQQFETIQKASKENVDAALKAFGATSKGVQALAVEATDYAKKSFEAGTATIEKLSGVKTLDKAIEIQSDYVKTAFEGYVAQVTKIGELYAAIAKDAYKPFEGIVAKAVPTAAK
- a CDS encoding aromatic ring-hydroxylating oxygenase subunit alpha, producing the protein MSSSTTTGDARTSAEAPPASEFREPPREAWYCVKSAGSLAPGAMVSVSVLGDQIVIGRTKAGRLFALRDRCPHRGAPLSEGQFDGTAITCPFHGWRFGADGRCQAMPTLVDGDVTDPGQVKVGEFPVRESDGIIWLYMGVGLAEAPPVPALTLAGSTRCRVAVAVLVEASYDLCVLSLIDPGHVGYVHNSWWWRPTATAREKVKDFEPLPFGFRMKAHKAAANSRGYRLLGRPQTEVDFLLPGQRIERIRMGERSIINATFATPIDARRTLLTNVLLSDLPQLMPLAPLIGWAGRAFLRQDQRILELAQQGLERKPTMLLLGQADRLGQWYFRLKRDYAAARHEGRAFSNTLAPERLRWRT